Sequence from the Meleagris gallopavo isolate NT-WF06-2002-E0010 breed Aviagen turkey brand Nicholas breeding stock chromosome 22, Turkey_5.1, whole genome shotgun sequence genome:
TGGGAAGAAGTTTGATTCCTCCCGCGACAGGAACAAACCCTTCAAGTTCGTGATGGGCAAGCAGGAGGTGATCCGCGGCTGGGAGGAAGGAGTTGCTCAGGTGCCCGGCATCCCCTTCGTTCGTGGGGATCTGCGGTGTGGGCAGAAATCACTGCGTGCAGCCCTTCAGATTTCCACCCCCTCCATCATGGGAGGCGTGGGTGTGAATATCACCTTCTGCATTGCCACCTGCCAGATGGCAGGAACGGAGCAGGGCCGGGCCGAGGAACACCTACGGCACGCCGGTGACTCAGCACTGACATTTCTCTACTGAGTCACCTCTGAGCGAGCGCCGTGGGGGTCTCGGGccccctgctcctgctggagaTGGCTGTGGGCACgagggggaggggggtggggaggCTGCGTGACTGCGgtgggctctgtgctgctgggagccgGCGCCCACGCTGCAGCACGGGGatgctgctgtctgctggggGCAGCCTGGCAGACCTAGGAATTGGTTGTGTGAAGGATATCgcctgctctgctcccactgctgcatCCCTGCTCCTTTTCcagcctctgctgcctgcctttCCCTGCTGATCCTATCTCTCGTCAGTCCCCTCTGCTTGTGCCCGGCATTGGGAAAGGAGTGGGGACAGCTCTGTGTTTCTCCTGCTGTCACTCACCTGCTGTTTGTGTGCATCTGACATCCTCATCTTCATTCCTCTTCCCAGATGAGTGTTGGTCAGAGGGCGAAGATGACCATCTCCCCAGATTACGCCTATGGCTCCACTGGCCACCCAGGGATCATCCCACCAAACGCCACTCTAATCTTCGACGTGGAGCTCATGAAATTGGAATGACCCACCCCAACACCCTGTCCTCGGGTAAGGAGGGGGAGCTGCAGGGGGGCTGCTGGAGCGTGGGGGAGGCTCAAGTTCCCGTAGTCTGCCTCAGGGAGATGGGATGGAGGTGTTAGTGGCATGGAGAACAGGTTTCTGGCTGTGGGCTGGCTTTGGAGGCTTGCGGATTTGGGAATCGCTGTGGGATAGAAGCAGAGCTTGCAGCCACAGAGACAGCTCGATGCTGGCTGGATGTGCCTCAGTCCTTACACTGCTCGTACTGTATGGGTTCTGCAGTGGGCAGGATGGTGTCCCGCCCCCCACATCAGCAGAATTTGACTTCTGCTTTGAGCAGACTGTGCAGTTGACAATGGGACTGTCCCTTTGTGACCACATTCCTTCCTGCACCGGtccctgtgggctgcagtgggtGGCTGTGTCACAGTGCCTCTCCTCTCCCCAAACAGGTTTGGCACATGGAGGAATCCAGAATCTCAGCTTCAAGAAGAGTGCACATGACTTTGTACGGAGCTTTTCCTGATAGTCCACTACACTCATTGTATAACCTTACACCTTGATTGAATGCCTTTGGTCACTAAGCTTTGCGTCTGACTCTTCCTCCTTGTATCgtgtttttatgtctttttaaaCTATACGCCGTAAACCTCAACTCTTTCTGGGTCAAGTTCttaatcttatttttgttcCAGGTGTAGACTACATTCTGTCAGTAGCACGCAGACGGGCTGACCTTAGATAGGAGTCGTTTGAACAAAAGGAAACCTGTTAGTTAGTTTCTTGTTTCGGTGCAGATCTCTATGATGTTTTAAAACCagaaattgctgctgctgcaaaagcCATAGCAGAGTGAGGCTGTTGAGGCTGAATGGATGTGGAGAACAAAGTAGCGTTAGGATGTGTGTAGTTACCTGGAACTGGGGTGCTGGGGAAGCAGCGTTCCTCTCCCTGCGCTCTGGGGGAAGCGCAGCATCACAGGGCCGCTCTGGGATGGGGGATGCTCAGCCCCGTCCTCACCCACCTCCTCCCTTTATTATCTCACTTTTGGTTTTGTGGGGGTGGTTGGGCCGTCAGAGCCTCACCCACACCCTGGAAATTCTGTCTCTTACATTgagctttctttgctttaaaacaaaaaagaaaacagcagacaaattgggaggtggtggaggctggggggggggggtgagTTTGCAAGAAAACACCCCCATCCCTTCTGCCCTCCCTGGGAAGGAAACTTCAGACCCTGGCTGCCCCCGGGCTGAGCACAGCTACCCGTTCTCCTGCCCCTGATGCTGGTCATCGCCGCTTGGCTGCTCTCACGCCACGCATCGCTTCCCCCGCCGCTGTCCCAGCCGCCCCCCAGCCCTGCCTAGTGACGTGGTAAGAGAAATCGCCGCCGTTCACTTCCTTCTCCACTGCATAAAGGTATCAAGTTTTATGATTGCAATAAAAACGCTTTTTGCTGGCTTTTCTCAGCCCTGTGTGTTGGAGGTTCTTCCCTGGGCGGGGAGGGCTGGCAGCACCGCGCGGCTCGGCGTCGGGCACGTAGGGATGTGGGGCAGCGACCTGCCCGACCTGCTCTAATTGCCTTATCGCAAACCCATTAAGCGCTGCCCTCGGCCTCCCCGTGGCTCAGCCTGCTGAGTCCCTCCCGCTCCATGGGGACTGTATCTCGATTTGGTTTATCCCCTTTTGGAGGTTGGAAAGTGCACCTCCAGCAGGCTGTACGCACTATCGGGTCTCATGGGACCCTGAAACTGTCctacatctatttatttttggtgCCTCAGTGATCTGGTGGTGGTGCCTCTGTTCAGCACTGC
This genomic interval carries:
- the FKBP1A gene encoding peptidyl-prolyl cis-trans isomerase FKBP1A — translated: MLEDGKKFDSSRDRNKPFKFVMGKQEVIRGWEEGVAQMSVGQRAKMTISPDYAYGSTGHPGIIPPNATLIFDVELMKLE